Proteins encoded in a region of the Planococcus shixiaomingii genome:
- the uvrA gene encoding excinuclease ABC subunit UvrA, with the protein MNQFIRITNATENNLKNVSVDIPKNQFVVITGPSGSGKSTLALDILQRESQRQYMEANGIISSLVNKPKVGSVVGLSPSIGVGQHVTNRNPRSTVGTVTDMYTYMRVIYEKLGERQCPNCQATVRQSMATDEMSETVACGNCGHELENLTRAHFSFNTLEGACPVCSGLGKTVDIHQDQVFNSELSLRDGAVTFWFPTVREYYGRIVETGAKYYGFDLDMDVRLKDYNEVQRDFLFYGAESEEFKRHFPDTQPPKTVSRGRFEGVLTGLWRRYKENGGNSVESKFFFSHTCPECSGEKLKKESRLAKVGGYPITEVSKWPLDEVLEWIKGLEQQAEEMNDSLTAMILEDLTSKITRIVNVGLAYLSMEREAVTLSGGESQRLRLATILGSGLTGVLYILDEPTAGLHPKDTQGLVTIIKQLRDIGNTVLVIEHDVSVMEQADHIIDLGPGAGNMGGEVVGEGTLHDLQEQPRSVTGAFVKEPYAPPAKRRAGTGEHITVHNAHKNNLKNLTVSFPFGCFVTVTGVSGSGKSSLLFDIVAASGSDEASQEGYDQITGFDGVDKMVTVDQSALSRMQRSNVATYTEVFTLLRTLFAKLPASVENGLSAKHFSFNTEGGRCENCQGLGYVLAKMYFLPDFEVECPVCHGKRFKEEVLAVTYREHSISDILDLSIEESLPLFEGHKKITAIIGLLCEVGLGYLKWGQTVTTLSGGEGQRLKLARELSKPAKGHTLYILDEPSTGLHPNDVKTLLLLINKLVDAGNTVIIVEHNTDIIRASDWVIDLGPEGGETGGYLVAEGTPEQIALNKKSYTGAYLNL; encoded by the coding sequence ATGAATCAATTTATCCGAATCACCAATGCAACTGAAAACAACTTGAAAAATGTATCCGTCGATATTCCGAAAAACCAGTTTGTCGTCATTACCGGCCCTTCCGGTTCAGGAAAGTCGACGCTGGCATTGGATATTCTGCAGCGAGAAAGCCAGCGCCAGTACATGGAAGCGAACGGCATCATCTCGAGTTTGGTCAACAAGCCGAAAGTGGGATCGGTGGTCGGCTTATCGCCGTCTATCGGCGTCGGCCAGCATGTCACGAACCGCAATCCGCGCTCCACTGTAGGAACCGTGACCGATATGTATACGTATATGCGTGTAATCTATGAAAAGCTGGGCGAGCGGCAATGCCCGAACTGTCAGGCAACCGTCAGGCAATCGATGGCGACAGACGAAATGAGCGAAACCGTCGCTTGCGGAAATTGTGGGCACGAGTTGGAAAACTTAACACGGGCGCACTTTTCCTTCAATACGCTTGAAGGCGCTTGCCCGGTTTGTTCAGGGCTTGGAAAGACCGTCGATATTCACCAGGATCAAGTTTTTAATTCCGAACTGAGCTTGAGGGACGGGGCTGTAACATTTTGGTTTCCTACTGTTCGGGAGTACTACGGCAGAATTGTGGAAACGGGAGCCAAGTATTACGGGTTTGATCTCGATATGGATGTGCGATTGAAGGACTACAACGAAGTGCAGCGCGATTTTTTATTTTACGGAGCGGAAAGCGAAGAGTTTAAACGCCATTTTCCTGATACTCAGCCCCCTAAAACTGTTTCGCGGGGCAGGTTTGAAGGTGTGCTCACCGGATTGTGGAGAAGGTATAAGGAAAACGGCGGGAATTCGGTGGAATCTAAATTTTTCTTTAGCCATACATGCCCCGAATGCAGCGGCGAAAAGCTGAAAAAAGAAAGCCGCCTTGCCAAGGTCGGAGGCTACCCGATTACAGAAGTGTCCAAATGGCCGCTGGATGAAGTATTGGAGTGGATCAAAGGGCTGGAACAGCAAGCGGAAGAAATGAACGATTCTTTGACGGCTATGATTTTGGAGGATTTGACGTCCAAAATTACGCGAATTGTCAATGTGGGGCTCGCTTATTTATCGATGGAGCGTGAAGCGGTCACTTTATCGGGGGGAGAATCGCAGCGGCTCCGCTTGGCGACGATTCTTGGGTCGGGGCTTACAGGCGTTCTTTATATTTTGGACGAACCGACAGCGGGGCTGCATCCGAAGGATACGCAAGGGCTGGTCACCATCATCAAACAGCTGCGGGATATCGGCAACACCGTGTTAGTGATTGAACACGACGTATCAGTCATGGAACAGGCAGACCACATCATTGACTTGGGTCCAGGCGCCGGAAATATGGGCGGCGAAGTTGTCGGGGAAGGCACCTTGCATGATTTGCAGGAGCAGCCGAGGTCGGTGACGGGCGCTTTTGTGAAAGAGCCGTATGCACCGCCGGCGAAAAGAAGGGCCGGCACTGGCGAGCACATCACCGTGCACAACGCGCATAAGAACAATTTGAAGAACTTGACCGTCTCTTTTCCGTTCGGCTGTTTTGTGACGGTCACCGGGGTTTCGGGTTCAGGGAAATCGTCGCTGCTGTTTGATATCGTAGCGGCAAGCGGTTCGGACGAAGCCAGTCAAGAAGGCTATGACCAGATAACGGGATTTGATGGGGTCGACAAGATGGTAACGGTCGACCAATCCGCACTGAGCCGCATGCAGCGATCCAATGTGGCAACGTATACGGAAGTGTTCACGCTGCTGCGGACTTTATTTGCGAAGCTTCCGGCATCTGTGGAAAACGGTTTGAGCGCCAAGCATTTCTCTTTCAACACAGAGGGCGGACGCTGTGAAAACTGCCAGGGGCTGGGGTATGTGCTGGCGAAAATGTATTTTTTGCCGGATTTTGAAGTGGAATGCCCGGTGTGCCACGGCAAGCGCTTTAAAGAAGAAGTTTTGGCAGTTACGTATCGCGAACATTCGATTTCCGACATTCTCGATTTGAGCATCGAGGAAAGCTTGCCGTTGTTTGAAGGCCATAAGAAAATAACGGCGATTATCGGATTGTTATGCGAAGTGGGCCTCGGCTATCTGAAATGGGGGCAGACCGTTACGACCTTGTCAGGCGGTGAAGGCCAGCGTTTGAAGCTGGCGCGGGAACTGAGCAAGCCGGCGAAAGGCCATACGTTATATATATTGGATGAACCGTCCACCGGTTTGCATCCGAATGATGTAAAAACTTTGTTGTTGTTGATCAACAAGTTGGTGGACGCCGGCAATACCGTTATCATCGTTGAACACAATACCGATATTATCCGGGCCTCTGACTGGGTCATCGACTTGGGGCCGGAAGGCGGGGAAACGGGTGGCTATCTGGTTGCCGAAGGGACCCCGGAACAAATCGCATTGAATAAAAAATCCTATACAGGTGCTTATTTAAATTTGTGA
- a CDS encoding amino acid permease: MMQTQELKRELKGRHLSMIALGGVIGTGLFLGSGFTIGQAGPGGAITAYLFGGFVMYLTMLCLGELAVSLPDAGSYQTYATKYISPSTGYMIGWMSWLNWSVTIGLELITVSILMKRWFPDVSAWIWCVLFAVLLFAINALSTKSFAEVEFWFAGIKVVTIIAFILLGGAAMFGFLQMDGGSAAPMLSNFTDHGGLFPNGMIAILITMIGVNFSFQGTELVGIAAGESEDPEKNIPKAINSTIWRILIFFVLAMFVLAGLFPWKEAGLVESPFVVVFDKIGIPYAADIMNFVIITAVLSVANSGLYATSRMLWSMSNKGMISKHFGKLSKRGVPLNALIVSMLVGCLSLLCGVFAEDTVYLWLLSIAGFGCVVVWASIALSAYMGRRAFLKQGGQVKDLKFKMPLYPIVPLLAFGLNTLILISLAFIPEQRIALYCGVPFMLACYAFYHFVAKHKMAEELALGQKNVAKLEKA; this comes from the coding sequence ATGATGCAGACACAAGAATTAAAAAGGGAATTAAAAGGCCGCCATTTATCCATGATCGCCCTAGGCGGAGTTATTGGAACAGGGTTATTTTTAGGCTCAGGTTTTACAATTGGCCAAGCTGGGCCTGGCGGAGCCATAACAGCCTATCTATTTGGCGGATTTGTCATGTATTTAACGATGCTTTGTTTGGGTGAATTGGCGGTTTCATTGCCCGATGCCGGATCTTATCAGACTTATGCTACAAAGTACATATCTCCTTCGACCGGCTACATGATCGGCTGGATGTCTTGGCTTAACTGGTCTGTTACGATCGGTTTGGAGTTAATCACGGTTAGTATTTTGATGAAGCGATGGTTCCCGGATGTCTCTGCTTGGATCTGGTGTGTCCTTTTCGCGGTTTTACTTTTTGCTATCAATGCTTTATCTACAAAAAGCTTTGCCGAAGTGGAATTTTGGTTTGCAGGAATAAAAGTAGTTACAATAATCGCGTTTATTCTTTTAGGCGGCGCAGCCATGTTCGGTTTCTTGCAAATGGATGGCGGTTCTGCTGCCCCAATGCTTTCTAACTTTACCGATCACGGAGGATTGTTCCCAAATGGCATGATCGCCATACTCATTACGATGATAGGGGTTAACTTCTCATTCCAGGGCACCGAATTGGTCGGAATTGCAGCCGGGGAAAGCGAAGATCCTGAAAAGAACATCCCGAAAGCGATCAACAGTACAATTTGGCGCATTCTGATATTCTTCGTGCTTGCGATGTTTGTTCTTGCCGGGTTATTCCCATGGAAAGAAGCAGGTTTGGTTGAAAGCCCGTTCGTCGTTGTATTTGATAAAATCGGCATTCCTTACGCTGCTGATATTATGAATTTCGTCATCATTACCGCGGTGTTATCGGTAGCTAACTCTGGGCTTTACGCAACATCCCGTATGCTGTGGTCGATGTCTAACAAAGGCATGATCAGCAAACACTTTGGCAAACTATCGAAAAGAGGTGTTCCTTTGAACGCATTGATCGTTAGTATGCTTGTAGGCTGCTTGTCTTTACTGTGCGGAGTGTTTGCCGAAGATACGGTTTACCTCTGGCTCCTGTCTATCGCAGGTTTCGGATGTGTAGTGGTATGGGCATCAATCGCCTTGTCAGCATATATGGGACGCAGAGCTTTTCTAAAACAAGGCGGGCAGGTAAAAGATTTGAAATTCAAAATGCCTCTTTACCCGATTGTTCCGCTTTTAGCTTTCGGATTAAACACATTGATCCTTATAAGCTTGGCGTTTATTCCTGAACAGAGAATCGCTTTGTACTGCGGCGTACCGTTCATGCTGGCGTGTTATGCGTTCTATCATTTTGTGGCGAAACACAAAATGGCGGAAGAACTTGCTCTCGGCCAAAAGAATGTTGCTAAATTAGAAAAAGCGTAA